One genomic region from Alosa alosa isolate M-15738 ecotype Scorff River chromosome 12, AALO_Geno_1.1, whole genome shotgun sequence encodes:
- the nkx6.1 gene encoding homeobox protein Nkx-6.1 yields the protein MLAVGQMDGSRQSAFLLSTPPLAALHSMTEMKTPLYPAYPLSSGGPASSTSPTATSPNPGGIPVSSPGIKTSSGLSSIASHHHHNCSAATPHGINDILSRPSILAAGAAAAVAATSSAGILSGLPRFSSLSPPPPHGLYFSPGAAAVAVARYPKPLTDLPGRTPIFWPGVMQSPHWRDARFACSPHQNSVLLDKDGKRKHTRPTFSGQQIFALEKTFEQTKYLAGPERARLAYSLGMTESQVKVWFQNRRTKWRKKHAAEMASAKKKQDSETERLKGASENEDDDDDYNKPLDPNSDDEKITQLLKKHKPNSALIIHTSENESS from the exons ATGTTAGCGGTGGGGCAGATGGACGGGTCTCGCCAGAGCGCTTTCCTCCTCAGCACCCCGCCACTAGCTGCTCTACATAGTATGACCGAAATGAAGACGCCTCTATATCCAGCTTACCCGCTATCTTCCGGCGGGCCTGCATCATCCACTTCTCCGACAGCTACCTCTCCAAATCCTGGTGGTATTCCTGTATCTTCTCCAGGAATTAAAACATCATCTGGACTTTCATCCATCGCATCGCATCATCACCATAATTGTTCGGCTGCCACCCCGCACGGAATAAACGATATACTGAGCCGCCCCTCGATCCTCGCCGCTGGGGCTGCGGCTGCCGTGGCTGCAACCTCCTCTGCTGGAATTCTGTCTGGACTGCCCCGCTTCAGCAGCCTGAGTCCTCCACCTCCGCACGGCCTGTATTTCAGCCCAGGCGCCGCGGCAGTGGCTGTAGCTCGTTACCCGAAGCCTTTGACAGATCTCCCTGGGAGGACCCCGATCTTTTGGCCCGGAGTCATGCAAAGCCCTCACTGGAGAGACGCCAGGTTCGCCTGTTCACCTC ATCAAAATTCTGTTCTGTTGGATAAAGATGGCAAGAGGAAGCATACACGTCCCACGTTTTCAGGACAGCAGATATTCGCCCTGGAAAAGACTTTTGAGCAAACAAAATACCTAGCAGGACCAGAGAGAGCACGCCTGGCCTACTCTTTGGGAATGACAGAGAGCCAAGTCAAG GTATGGTTCCAGAATCGCAGAACGAAGTGGAGGAAAAAGCATGCGGCTGAGATGGCTTCTGCCAAGAAGAAGCAAGACTCGGAGACAGAGAGGCTGAAAGGTGCCTCAGAGAACGAAGATGACGATGACGACTACAACAAACCTTTAGATCCCAACTCAGACGACGAGAAAATAACACAGCTACTGAAAAAACATAAACCAAACTCTGCCCTCATTATCCACACCTCAGAGAACGAGAGTTCTTAG